The DNA region TCCTCTTGGAAATATctcccttttgtcaaaatatacgGAAACACGAtcctaaataaattaacatttgaaatcTTCAGCAATTTAACATCATAAAACGAGCTGCATGGATTGAAGAGGTAACATCGCACCCCCTCAAGATCTCGCACGCTCTCCTTTTTGTCACATACGTAAACTTGTTCAGTTACGGCAAGGTGACCTCGGCTCGGAAGCTCATACATTGGGTCAAAGGTTTCCAACGTGGATAAATCACTGGTTTGCCAATGAATAAATGGGCAGTGTCAAACTCGATTGACTTTCAGTGGGCTGTTACATGAGAATAAAAAGTCTGGTTCTGATGTTGCGCTCTTCGGTGCAGTTCCCCATGTGAGATGAAGACTTTGGGCGCTTCACAGCAATCAGAATGTAATCCCGTTGGAGCTCTGCAGGTTTGTTCCCTTTCTAGATTGATTCATATAAAATAAGCTAAATATGTTTTAACGCTTGTGTGattgtgttttggtttgtctGCCAGGAACTGGTGGTGCAGAAGGGGTGGCGTCTACCAGAGTACACAGTGACACAGGAGTCTGGTCCGGCACATCGCAAGGAATTCACCATGACCTGCAGAGTGGAGAGATTTATGGAAATTGGTACAAAACACTCCATGAGGCTTttaatacagctcttgtatagCATCTGGTTAGATTGTACAGATGTGCCAATGAATGTCCATCCTGTAAGTGAATAAAACTGTTTTCCGCATCAGGAAGTGGTACGTCCAAGAAGCTGGCCAAGAGAAACGCGGCCGCCAAAATGCTAGCGCGGATACACGATGTACCGGTGGATCTGAGGACCAGCAACGACGCCGACGCAGAAGAcgacacattcaacatggtgaGGCACCTCTCGCAGGACACTCTCAAAAAGAAACCATGCATGTTACCTATATACAAGGTGCAACATGAACCAGTACTATGTCATCATGCTGAGATACCGACACACTATGATGCTTCGTatgattgttttgtgttgtcaatacaaatatttactgtaattatgacattaCTACCGCGTTAGCGTAGGTTAGGGTCCTGATTTAtatacaaataacaaaaaccTCCCAAACACATGTGttgtggtctgatgaaaccaaggtagaacattttggccataattccaaaaggtatgttggGCGCAAataacactgctcatcaccaaaagaacaccacacATATAATGAAGTGTGGTGGTTGCTGTATCAtgctttggggttgtttttcttcagcttgaaCTGGGGGTttagacaaggtggagggaattatgaacagttcaaaacagcattccttcaggcttctgctagaaagcaaaaaataaatcaatcaatcaggaAGAAGAAAGAACAACTGAACTTCACTTGGTTGGGATTAACCAGGTgccctttaaatggtggcaggtgtgtactgacttccatttaacatttttagttttaatgtgattggttgattctGAACAAAGCCATAACGTTTGCTCAATTGTTTACTTTTGCTTGCCCTATCCAaaagattgaaaacaaaatttcagTTGAGTTGTCCAGGTTATCGGTTACATCAATGGTGAaagaagttttgaaattatcttggtctcttttttttatatcacataaatctggcaggggtgtgtagaccttttatagcCACTATATTTACCATAATGCCTTCAGTAGTGGCTGGCGTGCAACAGTAACGGTCCATATAGTCAGGTTTTTCAGTACAGAGGCATACTGAGTTCCTAACTTCCTACACAGAACATATTAGGTAAGAGACAGAAAGTGTCATGGCGCTCTAGCTAAGAGTCGACCTTACTCcctaaacaaatacagtgcagctcagccctGGATCGCACACCTCGTggctagcaatatgcttttggcacGACTTCAAATTTGTTGTTAACTCgtatctgtaagccatttatctTTAGGGttaatgtaagatgagtttgacattATATTCAAGTGTTTTAGAATCATAGTTtgttatatttacagtttaaaatatcaatataaGGAATTATGATGCGTGTCAATTACTCGCATTTTTATTTGTGGCAGTGCTCGGCCCCAACCTCTGGCATATAGCGGGGagtttactgtatttcaaaaatGAGACTCCTCCCCCTCAACGGACACTTTTTGTGGACATTATTTTCCCTCTATCACACTTATTGACGACAGTACACTGTGCTTCACTTATGTTATCATCTATAATGCCGCACAGCACACGGGAAGCAGGGCAGAGTCGTCAAAGAGTAAAGGCTACAGCTGCACGTGGGACGCGCTGAGGAACTCTGCCGGCGAGAAGATCCTACAGCTGCGCAGTCACCCGCTGGGCATACCCGCAGACTCCGACTTCTGCTCGCTGCTCGACGACCTGTCGGCTGAGCAGTGCTTTGACGTCAGCTACCTAGATCTAGGTGCTCCTCTCGTTGACGCTTTTtaacatgcttcactgttgtaCAAGTATAACAAGAACTATTGAAACCTAAAAGTCATTCAAGATAGAGACCAAATAATGTAGGGGTGaaatgattaatttaaaaacttgCATAATTTGACTacaaacaaagtcaacaaaatcTTTACCTCAAAGCTTCACAGTGATCATTTTTCACCACatggactaatgttactgctgACTCAAGCACCACTCTGTGGAAAAATAGCTTGGCGTCATGGCGATAAGCTTGGAGGAATGAGTGCGTAAAAGATAATGCCCAAAGTGTGGGATAATTTCCCACTTAAGCTAAAGTGCAAAATGTCTACTGCAAAACAGAACTAATGGACCACAACAGCGTGTCTATGATTGCcagcctgtgaatattctcattcataaAGGTCATTTCATTCACGGTACATTGAAATCGATCGCAGCTGGACTGTTCATTCCAGAAGAATGATACCATCTGTGGTTTTGGGTTTGTGCCTCcaacttggagcataaatagttgagttacTCCACACTAACTCAGGCTAGTCTGCCCTAACTCAGCTTTGTTGCGTgcactgatgaagcctgctcagatgggAAGCAAAACGCCTTCtcagacaaccagaacagttcaGTTGCGATTGACTCAATGCCCTGACAAGGTATCGAGGTAAGCTAATTTAGTGTAGCGTACCGCTGCTAGTTAGAACCTATTGTAATGCCCCACAAGTGGTCAAGATTAGACACAGGCGCTGGTGTAATCTCAATCACTTAGATTAGTATTAGATGCCAGGGCTACtactcacccaaagtcagtcaatacgcagactggctaacagccagccaactctactCTCTTATTCACTGATGCCCATGAACGtcaaagatgtatttttatgtGTGTCAATGGATCCTTGTGTTTGGTTTCAGAGGAGCGCAGCCTGAGTGGTCGGTGCCAGTGTCTGGTGGAGTTGTCCACGCAGCCAATCACGGTGTGCCACGGCTTTGCCATGAGCGTGGAGGCGGCTCGCGCCAACGCCGCCCACAATGCACTGCAGTACCTCAAAATCATGGCCGGGGCGAAGTGACGGGCCTGGAAGACGACAACTCGAAATACCTCCCATTTTTAGAAAAGAAGACAagtccacaaatccatcaagaAGCTATCAGACAGTCTGATATGCTCAGTGATTAAGTCATagagggcacacacacacacacaaaagacactgctgtaaaaatattttaaagactGCCCTTTTTAACAACATAAACTTGAAAAAcgtatgtttttgtctttgtcatgttaatgattaagactttttaattgtaatttctCATAAAATCAACATAAGGGTCAGTGGCCAGGTTATAAAAATTACAATCCTGCCTGAATGACAATTGGTACAATGTGGAATATTCCTGTTAATACACTAATTCAGATGTACAACTTGTTGCCAgtgttaaaaggaaaaaaaagtcaaattaccTCATTGTGAGACTTGTGTTCAACAAAAGGAGATTACTTTTTCAATATCTTCAATAAATTGTGTTCTAtcttcagtttttttattttagttttcacTTCTAGCATTTTGTGCACTGCCGCACATGTGCAGGCATGTGGGCCCTTGTAGAACTATTGTATTGACtgctgcttttttattttttttttaaaaataaaaatatcgaaataaaaaaatgtagtcccataaatatatatatatataattgttttttttttttttttttttttttacagactgaaaaacaaaatacagtaatccaAATCAAGTTTGTTGTAGAGCTGACTATTCAATTGCACTTGGAACTATTTTgcaatttgtgaaaataaattggACAACTTTATGCGTAATATTGAAATTGTTTGGAAAATTCATTTCatgttacaaaatgtttttcccctGCAAACTGATAAATTAGACTACCcattaaattaaaagaaaactgaaaaatgcatttcatgTCTAAAAATGGTGTTTATTTCATGTGCGAGCTGATAAATTAGACACCTTAATGTGTAGTGTGCTgtttaaattgaaaatatatatttttaaaagactaTATTTGCCTGCAAATTGATAAACTAAATTAAGATGACTTAATATGTATTATTTAGATTGTTTCATAAACTCTGAAAAGGCTTTGCTCgtttctagaaaaaaaattacccccccccaaatttcaaagacaatttaatgtgtacagtactttttactttgtttaaaataaaattacaggtaaaatatttgtaattaaaaaaaaataaaattacaaatattttacctGTAGAGTCTTACAACAGTTGTTGTACTATGTTAAATTCtgcaacaaatgttttgttagAACAACTTTGTTTAATGTGTACTAGTTCAATTGTTTCAAAAACTGTCCCGTAATTTTATTTGAGTGGAATCACCTGTCAAATCTCATCAGGAGCATTCttgcagttgtttttctttccaaatgtCCTCATTTGCGTTAAGTCATTTGTTGTGTTCGTCCCGGCCAACCGCACCTATACAGACCAGGACAGAAACAGTCAGGCTGTAGAACTTAaccttttgtgtgtgaataatcagtgttgccactgttaccttgaaaaaagtaatttagttactttactgattacttgctTTTGAAAGtaactcaattggaaaaaaagtaactttgtagttactttcagcagctgtcaagtggcaggaatatcacttatccacagtacaaaaaaaaaaaaaaagcattagctttaCCGTACTCATTGGTAATATACggcacacaagttacagaatgatttcatcaacatgaaaaaaataacttaaatatgagtgtagttgaagccacattaaattaGCAACttagacttgacatgccaaatagccaCCGAAAtagaaacaagcacaccattctcaggagaagaagaagaatcacctttattgtcatgaacatgcatgcatgcacatgaaatttcttctctgcattttacccatcacagtgaacacatacacatgttagtggaacacactggagcagggggcagctgaagcgcccggggagcatttcgggacatcagtgtcttgctcaaggacaccacagctgtgagaCTCTTAACAGATAGATAGAGagggtgtgaatgtttgtttgtatacatGTACCATGCAATTTGCTGGCAGACCCATGCAGGTTGTACCAGACTTCTCTCACCAAAGGTCAGCTGGGCCGCAGCCTTAGGATgtggtattgaaaaaaaatggaagtatGTCCCCAGTGATTTACTGACAACTAGTCCAGTGTGGATGccacttctctcaccaaaactcagctggtataggctccttctcacctgtgaccctcaTCAAGACAAGCGGACTGATCTCCATGAAACGTGGTGTAAGGTTGGGCCATCATTAGATCGTGTAGTAGAGTGTACAATGTGTGTGCACGTTATTGTGGTTTTGCACCACTAAAACCTCTTAAAAGGTTTACAGACCTCCAAATCTAAGGAGATCTCCTTATTGCAGTTTTTGAGGTAGTCGATGCACCTTGGAGGCTTCACAGAGAGGATATCTGAATGTTGACCCTCATCTGAAGACACTGCAGGGGTTTGGACCGGAAGTGGTCTGGATGCAGACTCGGAGGTCGTTGACCTGTTTTGAACACCAAGGCTTGACTCATATTTGGCGTCCATCTTAAAAAAGACGTGATGCAAGGTGTTGGCTCGGTGAACACGCTCGACTATCTCTGGACTGATTACCTCATAGGTTACCCTGGCAACAGGTTTCAAATTATCCCCTATTGAGTCGCTATGATTTTGCTTGGGATGAGTTTTTACTACCATTTGTGATGCAATCCTGTTGTCTTCTTCGCTTCTGTGCGTTTGTCTTCCGTCCACCGAATCCAGTGTCTTGGTAGTCTGGAGCTGCTGAGGAACTGGATCGGCAACATCAGACAGGCTGGACTTTCTCCTGGGTGAGGTGTAGAGGCACATCATGGAGACGCTGTCCTTCAGCCTCTCGGCGGGAGAGCGCGGCTCGCTCCTCATGCTGCTCCTCGGGTTGCTCCTAACGTTGCTCCCCAGGCTCACGGCGGGCGACGACACGGTGAAAGTGAACTGCGGTGACCTGAGTTTGCGAAGGGGGGTCCGCGACACATGCGAGTACAGTGAGCAGAACGCGT from Phycodurus eques isolate BA_2022a chromosome 10, UOR_Pequ_1.1, whole genome shotgun sequence includes:
- the tarbp2 gene encoding RISC-loading complex subunit tarbp2 — translated: MNDETASDSWKTNSGCSSIEQMLAVNPGKTPISLLQEYGTRIGKTPVYDLLKAEGQAHQPNFTFRVSVGEISCTGQGPSKKAAKHKAAEAALKMLKGGLAGPLGFSVEGDVFIGVGVLADGDSSPCEMKTLGASQQSECNPVGALQELVVQKGWRLPEYTVTQESGPAHRKEFTMTCRVERFMEIGSGTSKKLAKRNAAAKMLARIHDVPVDLRTSNDADAEDDTFNMHTGSRAESSKSKGYSCTWDALRNSAGEKILQLRSHPLGIPADSDFCSLLDDLSAEQCFDVSYLDLEERSLSGRCQCLVELSTQPITVCHGFAMSVEAARANAAHNALQYLKIMAGAK
- the tespa1 gene encoding protein TESPA1, producing MSKAGLAMHPASKERNSGLVSNVPEVLQLRSEDAEEILWQLGFGCDDPQLSVRRIREEDPSLCIASRFRQVQALTAMANAFCSLYSHVSRTPLRKLRSPQFTFTVSSPAVSLGSNVRSNPRSSMRSEPRSPAERLKDSVSMMCLYTSPRRKSSLSDVADPVPQQLQTTKTLDSVDGRQTHRSEEDNRIASQMVVKTHPKQNHSDSIGDNLKPVARVTYEVISPEIVERVHRANTLHHVFFKMDAKYESSLGVQNRSTTSESASRPLPVQTPAVSSDEGQHSDILSVKPPRCIDYLKNCNKEISLDLEVCKPFKRF